Proteins encoded by one window of Bactrocera oleae isolate idBacOlea1 chromosome 4, idBacOlea1, whole genome shotgun sequence:
- the LOC106618451 gene encoding leucine-rich repeat neuronal protein 3 produces MICRQLYFVTITLALTRCVIAEAIDEIELEHFCYPEQHKNIRKSCECSNEDSPPWGIRAINIDCSYKILKTSDFSEVLPLYVNTLDLSWNTMDEVPTLASDSLRVLNVMHNNISTLTNKKFVKVSYIRELYLGWNSIQSIELSTFDELAHLQVLDLSHNNVHMLGLQLFRSLIILETLDLSWNRQLNQTEDIQDQDFYRTFGVNTKLKTLRMQACSLRDLVLPEKVPLVKLDLRCNMLERIPMNLPITLEILDISANLFQNISSVITANLSSTLSELLVEDMPRLQSVEENAFETLTGLRKISFQNSRRLTKFSGNAFGSDVDRFPMLRTLIFRGTSIGSFNATLEPIFKQLIELDCNGVPLICDCELVWIKEMKLETNGRCYNPSQLRGETLTSVDKSDFSCPQWPHWVGGLFIFGLILLCTVGICAVVMCLRPNRGGVILRRHVGSGSPYARVTIEPNRQENYY; encoded by the coding sequence ATGATTTGCCGGCAACTCTATTTTGTTACAATTACATTGGCATTGACGCGCTGCGTCATAGCCGAAGCTATCGATGAAATCGAACTAGAACACTTTTGTTATCCTGAGCAACATAAAAATATCCGCAAATCTTGTGAATGTAGTAATGAAGATTCGCCGCCGTGGGGAATACGCGCCATAAACATAGATTGTAGTTACAAGATTTTGAAAACAAGCGACTTTTCTGAAGTATTGCCGCTCTATGTGAATACTTTGGACTTGTCGTGGAACACAATGGACGAAGTGCCCACATTAGCTAGCGACAGTTTGCGAGTGTTGAATGTTATGCACAACAACATTTCCACATTaaccaacaaaaaatttgtCAAGGTTTCTTATATCCGTGAACTCTACTTGGGCTGGAATAGCATACAATCAATCGAGTTGAGTACTTTCGACGAGTTGGCCCACTTGCAAGTACTGGATTTATCGCACAACAATGTCCATATGTTGGGCCTCCAGTTGTTCCGTTCGTTAATTATACTAGAGACTTTGGATTTGTCATGGAATCGACAATTAAACCAAACTGAGGATATTCAAGACCAGGACTTTTATCGCACTTTTGGTGTTAATACGAAATTAAAAACCTTGCGCATGCAAGCCTGTAGTTTAAGAGATCTGGTTTTACCCGAAAAGGTGCCACTCGTAAAATTAGATTTACGATGCAATATGCTAGAAAGAATTCCAATGAATCTTCCTATTACTTTGGAGATACTTGATATCAGTGCTAATCTATTCCAGAACATTTCGTCAGTGATTACAGCTAATTTGTCTTCCACGTTGAGTGAGTTGTTGGTGGAGGATATGCCGCGTCTGCAGTCTGTCGAAGAGAATGCTTTCGAAACACTTACTGGATTGAGAAAGATCAGTTTTCAGAATAGTCGCCGTTTGACTAAGTTTAGTGGAAACGCATTTGGTTCTGATGTTGATCGCTTTCCAATGCTACGAACACTGATTTTTCGTGGCACTTCAATTGGCTCATTTAATGCTACTTTGGAGCCTATTTTCAAACAACTCATCGAATTGGATTGCAATGGTGTGCCGCTTATCTGCGACTGCGAATTAGTATGGATCAAAGAGATGAAATTGGAAACTAATGGTCGTTGCTACAATCCCTCACAGTTGAGGGGAGAAACTCTAACAAGTGTCGATAAATCCGACTTCAGTTGCCCTCAGTGGCCTCATTGGGTCGGCGGGCTCTTCATTTTCGGGCTTATTTTGCTATGTACCGTTGGAATTTGTGCAGTAGTTATGTGTCTACGGCCGAACAGGGGTGGGGTTATTCTACGTCGGCATGTGGGGTCGGGCAGCCCATATGCCAGAGTTACTATCGAACCAAATAGACAGGAAAACTATTATTGA